Proteins from a genomic interval of Scophthalmus maximus strain ysfricsl-2021 chromosome 22, ASM2237912v1, whole genome shotgun sequence:
- the LOC118291939 gene encoding transmembrane protein 268, translating to MQDSVTSEMTEEVEEAEVDVQVTGTKTQPQAAANKPNWSNGQCVLSTSSRSLLNPSFDLSLCRAGLEANGFQIPVGDMEAPLRAALDVPSVRRYMVFNSAFFHFVMAPVLYMVVWCVVFSTLHLYITVSDYWVLCLCVSLVSIFLTTAIIFVLHQSNKEINMNLDVRLIQVNERMVKHKLLVAVADWVQNCTGNMQLYFVYWDMAHCLRALTETLEERSFVANDIQKKLARKISHLLLVTEVTADDPEVTADDPEVGGSGGERDAEEQRPLLTHEDTACSAPSSQREGAKVTETYSLIPDTSLPAQAKAYQLLMTYSAVYVRLLVCERFSGPSHHRLRSRRTHCTVAPLCLCQYIKKKILQ from the exons ATGCAG GATTCGGTGACCTCTGAGAtgacggaggaggtggaggaggcggaggtggacgTCCAGGTCACAGGCACCAAAACTCAGCCACAAGCCGCCGCCAACAAACCCAACTGGTCGAACG GCCAGTGTGTCCTGTCGACGTCCAGCCGTTCATTGCTAAACCCCAGTTTTGACTTGTCGCTGTGCCGCGCCGGTCTGGAGGCCAACGGCTTCCAG ATTCCGGTCGGGGACATGGAGGCTCCGCTGAGAGCAGCTCTGGACGTTCCCTCCGTCAGGAGATACATGGTTTTTAACTCGGCTTTCTTTCATTTCGTGATGGCTCCG GTGCTGTACatggtggtgtggtgtgtggtgttctccaccctccacctctACATCACCGTCAGTGACTACTGGgtcctctgcctctgtgtcagCCTGGTCTCCATCTTCCTCACCACTGCCATCATCTTCGTCCTCCACCAGAGCAACAAGGAG aTCAACATGAATCTCGACGTGCGGTTAATCCAGGTGAACGAGAGGATGGTGAAACACAAGCTGCTGGTGGCCGTGGCCGACTGGGTCCAGAACTGCACCGGAAACATGCAG TTGTACTTTGTATATTGGGACATGGCGCACTGTCTGAGAGCACTGACCGAAACTCTAGAGGAGCGCAGCTTCGTGGCGAATGACATTCAG AAAAAACTGGCGAGGAAGAtatcccacctcctcctcgtgaCCGAGGTCACGGCCGACGACCCCGAGGTCACGGCAGACGACCCCGAGGTCGGCGGCTCCGGCGGCGAGCGGGACGCCGAAGAGCAGAGGCCTCTGCTCACGCACGAGGACACCGCCTGCAGCGCCCCATCCAGCCAGCGGGAGGGCGCCAAAGTCACCGAAACCTACAGCCTTATCCCCGACACGTCGTTACCTGCTCAG gCCAAAGCCTACCAGCTTCTGATGACGTACAGCGCCGTCTACGTGAGGCTGCTGGTGTGTGAGAGGTTTTCGGGCCCGTCGCACCACCGCCTACGCTCCCGGAGGACCCACTGCACCGTGGCCCCGCTCTGCCTCTGCCAGTACATCAAGAAGAAGATCCTTCAATAA
- the neu1 gene encoding sialidase-1, with translation MGEVALCFFLCALLFRFCVSINHRPNEIVPLLVEETLLWVSGQGHVSTYRIPLITYTPRGSLLAFAEARKESVRDFGSKFIAMRRSTDRGITWSPTSFIVDDVGNPDGLNLGSVVVDEVARKVILIYSLCFHLFHCSPASTMLVESRDDGLSWSAPRNLSVQLGVKNFAPGPGYGIQKRYNPGIERLVVCGHGTIEGDGVFCILSDDHGQNWRNGAALKSIPYNQEKRQNDFNPDECQPVEMPDGSILINVRNQYNYHCRCRIVTRSYDGGMTLPIDHLFFDYELVDPVVAAGALQKDGLLYFTNPSNEQHRVNLTLRWSLTSGKSWESKALQIWAGASGYSSMTSLDTSSVEDQKHIYIIYEKGNKDIDETISFAKIHLYGGL, from the exons ATGGGAGAGGTCGCACTCTGCTTCTTTCTCTGCGCTCTTCTCTTCCGCTTCTGCGTTTCCATCAACCACAGACCCAACGAG ATTGTCCctctgctggtggaggagaCCCTGCTGTGGGTGAGCGGCCAGGGGCATGTGAGCACCTACAGGATCCCGCTGATCACCTACACCCCCAGGGGAAGCCTGCTGGCTTTCGCCGAGGCCAGGAAAGAGTCAGTCCGTGACTTTGGATCAAAGTTCATCGCAATGCGGCGGTCCACAGACAGAG GAATCACCTGGTCTCCGACCTCCTTTATTGTCGACGACGTGGGGAACCCAGACGGCCTGAACCTGGGCTCCGTGGTGGTGGACGAGGTGGCGCGCAAAGTGATTCTGATCTACAGCCTCTGCTTCCACCTCTTCCACTGCAGCCCAGCCAGCACCATGCTGGTGGAGAGCAGGGACGACGGCCTCAGCTGGAGCGCTCCCAGGAACCTCTCGGTGCAGCTCGGGGTCAAGAACTTTGCTCCCGGGCCGGGCTATGGCATCCAG AAGCGTTACAACCCGGGGATAGAGAGGTTGGTGGTGTGCGGTCATGGAACTATAGAGGGGGACGGCGTTTTCTGCATCTTGAGCGACGACCACGGGCAAAACTGGCGCAACGGTGCAGCGCTGAAAAGCATCCCCTACAACCAGGAGAAGAGACAAAATGACTTCAACCCCGACGAGTGCCAG CCGGTTGAAATGCCGGACGGCAGCATCCTCATCAATGTGCGCAACCAGTACAACTACCACTGCAGGTGTCGCATCGTGACGCGCAGTTACGACGGGGGGATGACCCTGCCCATAGATCATCTGTTCTTCGACTACGAGCTGGTGGATCCCGTGGTAGCAGCTGGAGCCCTGCAAAAAGATGGATTGCTGTACTTCACCAACCCCTCCAACGAGCAACACA GAGTCAACCTAACCTTGCGATGGTCGCTGACCAGTGGCAAGTCTTGGGAGAGTAAAGCTCTCCAGATATGGGCGGGGGCGAGCGGCTACTCCAGCATGACGTCGCTGGACACCAGCTCTGTGGAGGACCAGAAGCACATCTACATCATCTA